One region of Panulirus ornatus isolate Po-2019 chromosome 42, ASM3632096v1, whole genome shotgun sequence genomic DNA includes:
- the UK114 gene encoding 2-iminobutanoate/2-iminopropanoate deaminase, with protein sequence MASKIIRKVVSTPKAPAAIGPYSQAVQAGSTLYISGQLGLDPKTMNLVSEDVVEQTNTALTNMGHILDAVGCTFKHVVKTTVLLADINDFAKVNEVYSKFFSEAVPARAAYQVANLPKGGRVEIEAIAIVGDLIHQ encoded by the exons ATGGCATCTAAGATCATTAGAAAAGTGGTTTCTACACCCAAAGCCCCCGCTGCCATTGGTCCTTACAG CCAAGCAGTGCAGGCAGGCAGCACACTCTACATCTCAGGCCAGCTTGGATTGGACCCAAAGACTATGAACTTGGTTAGTGAAGACGTTGTTGAACAAACAAATACTGCTTTGACCAATATGGGTCATATTCTTGATGCAGTAGGATGTACCTTCAAACATG TGGTGAAGACAACAGTGCTGTTAGCAGATATCAACGATTTTGCCAAAGTGAATGAGGTGTATTCAAAGT TCTTTTCTGAAGCCGTACCAGCCCGGGCAGCTTACCAGGTTGCTAACTTACCAAAG GGAGGACGTGTGGAGATTGAAGCAATTGCTATTGTTGGGGATTTGATTCATCAGTGA